The Desmonostoc muscorum LEGE 12446 genome includes a region encoding these proteins:
- a CDS encoding NF041680 family putative transposase: protein MAMPKFNNNQLIAQFQDFRQKIYNCFSSCSDACMDLLDALAGNTGANSIAELSLSPLFPRSYNSIYKAIQKSFNTNIQEKNNEEEEQEEQEKPNNLIRVVSELIKQPQQRPFYLFALDTTPHPRPYARTLAERGYIYQPNTIKGNKPINIGHSYSILSILPEKETGNAAPWSIPISGERVSLDKTGVDVGSEQISSVMSDSSLPWQEKLCVLVADSAYSQRSFLFDQSKHKNVVVIARVRSNRIFYQSPPVDESKKKRGCPKKYGERFNLADVETWHSPDETTQIQQTTCKGRLLNITILAWHQMLMRGTKHQKMYCHPFTLLRIHVTDDTNQSLWKPMWLIVIGEQRGEISPTVANHCYRQRFDIEHMLRFSKQRLLMTQFQTPDVLHEENWIHLVILAYVQLWAARELATHLPRPWERYLEQNNDKIATPSVVQRDFQRIISEIGTPARSPKTRGNSIGRVQGQVQTQRTKHPVVKKKSKSTLAKVKAA from the coding sequence ATGGCTATGCCAAAATTTAATAACAATCAATTAATAGCGCAATTTCAAGATTTTAGACAAAAAATTTACAACTGTTTTTCTTCATGTAGCGACGCCTGTATGGATTTGTTGGATGCGCTTGCGGGTAATACGGGAGCCAATTCAATTGCGGAGTTATCTTTAAGTCCTTTGTTTCCCAGAAGCTATAATTCTATTTATAAAGCAATTCAAAAATCATTTAATACAAATATTCAGGAGAAGAACAATGAAGAAGAAGAACAAGAAGAACAAGAAAAACCCAATAACTTAATTAGGGTGGTATCTGAGTTAATTAAGCAACCACAACAACGCCCTTTTTACTTATTCGCTCTTGATACAACACCGCATCCGCGTCCTTACGCGAGGACTTTAGCTGAACGTGGGTATATTTACCAGCCAAATACTATCAAGGGTAACAAACCGATTAATATTGGTCATTCTTATTCGATACTTTCTATCTTACCAGAGAAAGAAACTGGGAATGCCGCCCCTTGGTCAATACCAATATCAGGAGAAAGGGTATCACTTGATAAAACTGGTGTTGATGTGGGTAGTGAACAAATTTCCTCAGTAATGTCTGATTCATCACTGCCCTGGCAGGAAAAATTGTGCGTCTTAGTAGCAGATAGCGCCTATAGTCAGCGTTCATTTCTGTTTGACCAATCCAAACACAAAAATGTGGTAGTGATAGCCAGAGTTCGTAGTAATCGAATTTTCTACCAATCTCCACCCGTTGATGAGTCAAAGAAAAAACGTGGTTGTCCAAAAAAATACGGTGAACGGTTTAATTTAGCTGATGTTGAAACTTGGCACTCTCCCGACGAGACAACACAAATTCAGCAGACAACCTGTAAGGGTCGTCTTTTAAACATCACCATACTCGCTTGGCATCAAATGTTGATGAGGGGAACCAAGCACCAAAAAATGTATTGTCATCCTTTTACTCTGCTCAGAATTCATGTGACTGATGATACTAATCAATCTCTCTGGAAACCAATGTGGTTAATTGTCATAGGTGAGCAACGTGGAGAAATCTCACCTACGGTTGCAAACCATTGCTATAGACAAAGGTTTGATATTGAACACATGCTGCGATTTAGCAAGCAGCGTTTGTTGATGACGCAGTTTCAAACTCCAGATGTTTTGCATGAGGAAAATTGGATACATTTAGTAATCCTAGCTTACGTACAGTTGTGGGCGGCAAGGGAGTTAGCAACACACTTACCCAGGCCATGGGAGCGTTATTTAGAACAAAACAATGATAAAATTGCCACTCCAAGTGTAGTGCAACGCGATTTTCAGAGAATTATTTCAGAGATTGGTACACCCGCTCGTTCTCCCAAAACCAGAGGAAATTCCATCGGTCGAGTTCAAGGTCAAGTTCAAACACAACGAACTAAGCATCCTGTTGTCAAGAAGAAGTCAAAATCAACACTCGCTAAAGTCAAAGCCGCATAA
- a CDS encoding PAS domain-containing sensor histidine kinase — protein sequence MQKDNKINESCNHLRELASTCPLINQQENVSIAFLLQIVNDMKERQQTHEALQQAYAELQRQVEEQTKELIKSNEALQAEIAQRQQAQAELMLYKQAVESSSDAIGIADAAGNHIYQNSAFSKLYECKTVQDFTKFGGFSAVFTNSAIAKEIWQATISGQSWVGEVEQQSASGRIMQTFLRSYSLKDSTGQNVGFVGAVTDITERKLAQVQLQQKEQFLRTVYEGSEHLIFAVDVLEDGDFRFTGWNPATERVSGISSTEVIGKTPEDVSGVVEGAAVRQRYVNCVEAGVPMTYEECLTFQGEEIWSLTTINPLKDSEGRIYRLVGTTFQITERVRAETQLKQRTKDLEKAVEELQQTQMQLVQSEKMSGLGQLVAGVAHEINNPVNFIYGNLTHANDYIQDLVGFVRLYQQLHPHPISEIEKLAAEIDLEFLIEDLPKLLNSMKVGAQRIREIVLSLRNFSRMDEADMKEVDIHEGIDSTLMILEHRIKATPDRPAIQVIKQYSNLPVVECYAGQLNQVFMNILANAIDAIEESFVIGHWSLVSNESQMTNGQAQSPNGGKLRSDSTFSKPKDPSNAVAQLTKRGQMTNDQEQMTSPQIRIHTELTSEKQVVIRIADNGLGISKEVKQRLFDPFFSTKPIGKGTGMGLSISYQIISQKHGGSLECISQRGSGAEFVITIPLNQK from the coding sequence ATGCAAAAGGACAACAAAATAAATGAGTCCTGCAATCACCTAAGGGAACTCGCCAGTACTTGTCCACTTATAAACCAACAGGAAAATGTTTCTATTGCCTTTCTATTGCAAATCGTTAACGATATGAAGGAGCGTCAACAAACCCACGAGGCACTCCAGCAAGCTTATGCAGAACTCCAAAGACAAGTAGAAGAACAGACTAAAGAATTAATCAAAAGTAACGAGGCACTACAAGCTGAGATTGCTCAACGGCAACAGGCACAAGCAGAATTAATGCTTTACAAGCAAGCGGTAGAAAGCTCCAGTGATGCTATTGGCATAGCAGATGCTGCGGGTAATCATATCTACCAAAATTCGGCATTTTCCAAATTGTATGAATGTAAAACTGTGCAGGACTTCACGAAATTTGGAGGCTTTTCTGCTGTGTTTACTAACTCGGCAATTGCCAAGGAGATATGGCAAGCTACTATTTCGGGTCAGTCCTGGGTAGGTGAGGTTGAGCAACAGTCTGCTAGTGGTCGGATTATGCAGACTTTCCTCAGGTCTTATTCTCTGAAAGATTCCACAGGCCAGAACGTTGGTTTTGTTGGTGCTGTTACTGACATCACGGAGCGTAAACTAGCACAAGTGCAACTCCAACAGAAAGAGCAATTCCTTCGGACTGTCTATGAGGGATCTGAACATTTGATATTTGCAGTGGATGTTCTAGAAGATGGGGACTTTCGCTTCACCGGTTGGAATCCAGCTACAGAACGTGTCTCTGGTATCAGTAGCACAGAAGTAATTGGTAAAACACCAGAAGATGTGTCTGGTGTTGTGGAGGGTGCAGCAGTCCGTCAGAGATATGTAAACTGCGTAGAAGCAGGTGTGCCCATGACCTACGAAGAATGCTTGACTTTCCAAGGTGAGGAAATTTGGTCACTAACTACAATTAATCCCCTCAAAGACAGTGAAGGTAGAATCTATCGGTTGGTAGGAACAACATTTCAAATTACTGAGCGTGTACGGGCAGAAACTCAGTTAAAGCAGCGGACAAAAGATTTAGAAAAAGCCGTTGAGGAACTCCAGCAAACTCAAATGCAGCTTGTCCAAAGTGAGAAAATGTCAGGTTTGGGACAATTGGTGGCTGGTGTTGCTCACGAAATCAATAACCCTGTGAATTTCATTTACGGCAATCTCACCCACGCCAACGACTACATTCAAGACCTAGTGGGATTTGTTCGACTCTATCAGCAACTCCATCCCCATCCCATCTCTGAAATTGAAAAATTAGCAGCAGAGATTGACCTAGAATTTTTGATAGAGGACTTGCCCAAACTCCTCAACTCAATGAAAGTTGGGGCACAGCGAATTCGAGAAATTGTTTTATCCTTACGCAATTTCTCTCGTATGGATGAAGCTGATATGAAAGAGGTAGATATCCATGAGGGAATCGATAGTACTCTAATGATTCTCGAACATCGCATCAAGGCCACACCTGACCGCCCTGCCATTCAGGTGATCAAACAATACAGTAACTTACCTGTAGTGGAATGTTATGCAGGACAACTCAATCAGGTATTTATGAATATTTTGGCAAATGCGATCGATGCGATTGAAGAGTCATTTGTCATTGGTCATTGGTCATTGGTATCAAACGAATCGCAAATGACAAATGGCCAAGCGCAAAGTCCGAATGGAGGAAAGCTCCGCTCAGACAGCACTTTCTCTAAGCCCAAAGATCCGTCCAACGCAGTGGCTCAACTTACTAAGAGAGGACAAATGACAAATGACCAAGAACAAATGACTTCTCCTCAGATTCGCATTCATACTGAACTCACTAGCGAAAAACAAGTAGTTATTCGCATTGCTGACAATGGATTAGGAATATCGAAGGAAGTAAAGCAGCGACTTTTTGACCCGTTCTTTAGTACTAAGCCCATTGGTAAAGGTACTGGCATGGGTTTATCTATTAGTTACCAAATTATTTCACAAAAGCATGGTGGCAGCTTGGAATGTATTTCCCAGCGAGGAAGTGGGGCTGAATTTGTGATTACTATTCCTCTTAATCAAAAATAA
- a CDS encoding STAS domain-containing protein — protein MREEVKIIKLSGNLNATTSQEFRQSITKILEVGVKIVLLDFQDVTFMDSSGLGALVLAFKTLRAADIKLVICSINEQVRILFELTNMDKIFEIFPNQEAFNQVLLSKT, from the coding sequence ATGAGAGAAGAAGTCAAAATTATTAAACTCAGTGGTAATCTGAACGCCACAACTTCACAAGAATTTCGACAAAGTATTACTAAAATTCTCGAAGTTGGTGTGAAAATTGTCTTACTTGATTTTCAGGATGTAACTTTTATGGATAGTTCAGGTTTGGGAGCTTTGGTGTTAGCTTTCAAAACCTTGAGAGCAGCGGATATTAAGCTTGTTATCTGTTCAATTAATGAGCAGGTCAGGATATTATTTGAACTGACTAATATGGATAAAATATTTGAAATATTTCCTAACCAAGAAGCATTTAATCAGGTTTTATTGTCCAAAACTTAA